A stretch of Corynebacterium timonense DNA encodes these proteins:
- a CDS encoding proline--tRNA ligase, protein MITRLSELFLRTLREDPADAEVPSHKLLVRAGYVRRAAPGVYSWLPLGLRTLRKIEGVVREEMDRMGAQELLFPALLPREPYEATNRWAEYGDDLFRLKDRKGADMLLGPTHEEMFTATVKDLYSSYKDFPVTLYQIQTKYRDEARPRAGILRGREFVMKDSYSFDMSDAGLDESYAKHRAAYQRIFDRVGIHYEICKATSGAMGGSASEEFLAYSDNGEDTFVVSTAGDFAANVEAVVTVAPPERSIEGQPEAQEYVTPRSETIEALVEWANREGVLIDDRPAAAGDTLKCMVIKVNDPRALTEDGDPVGPQLAAVLIPGDRELDEKRLEASLEPATFELASEDDFARHDFLVKGYVGPRALAANGVRIYADPRVVTGTSWITGADAHERHVVGLVAGRDFEVDGYIEAAEIREGDPSPSGNGTVKLARGIELGHIFQLGRKYTEAMDVQILDENGKRATPTMGSYGIGISRMMAVVAEQRHDEKGLVWPAAIAPFHVHVAVANKDAAALEAGEHLVEELSAAGVEVLFDDRPKVSPGVKFKDAELLGMPYIVILGRAFSEGKVELRIRGGETLEVAAAEVVEKLRGLLAEDL, encoded by the coding sequence ATGATTACACGCCTTTCCGAGCTGTTCCTGCGCACGTTGCGCGAAGATCCGGCGGACGCCGAAGTGCCCTCCCACAAGCTTCTGGTGCGCGCCGGCTACGTGCGCCGCGCGGCCCCCGGCGTGTATTCCTGGCTGCCGCTGGGCCTGCGTACGCTGCGCAAGATCGAGGGCGTCGTGCGCGAGGAGATGGACCGGATGGGTGCCCAGGAGCTGCTGTTCCCGGCGCTGTTGCCCCGCGAGCCCTACGAAGCCACCAACCGGTGGGCGGAGTACGGCGACGACCTGTTCCGGCTCAAGGACCGCAAGGGCGCCGACATGCTGCTCGGGCCGACGCACGAGGAGATGTTCACGGCGACGGTCAAGGACCTGTACTCCTCGTACAAGGATTTCCCGGTCACGCTGTACCAGATTCAGACGAAGTACCGCGACGAGGCGCGCCCCCGCGCCGGGATCCTGCGCGGGCGTGAGTTTGTGATGAAGGATTCGTACTCTTTCGACATGTCCGACGCCGGGCTCGACGAGTCCTACGCCAAGCACCGCGCCGCCTACCAGCGCATCTTCGACCGCGTGGGTATCCACTACGAGATCTGCAAGGCGACCTCGGGGGCGATGGGCGGCTCCGCCTCCGAGGAGTTCCTCGCGTACTCTGACAACGGCGAGGACACCTTTGTCGTCTCCACCGCGGGGGACTTCGCGGCGAACGTCGAGGCCGTGGTCACGGTCGCCCCGCCGGAGCGTTCCATCGAGGGCCAGCCTGAGGCGCAGGAGTACGTCACGCCGCGCTCCGAGACTATCGAGGCGCTCGTCGAGTGGGCCAACCGCGAGGGCGTGCTTATCGACGACCGGCCTGCCGCCGCCGGAGACACCCTCAAATGCATGGTGATTAAGGTCAACGACCCCCGCGCCCTCACCGAGGACGGCGACCCCGTCGGACCCCAGCTGGCCGCCGTGCTCATCCCGGGCGACAGGGAGCTCGACGAAAAGCGCCTCGAGGCCTCCCTGGAGCCGGCCACGTTCGAGCTGGCGAGCGAGGACGATTTCGCCCGGCACGACTTCCTGGTGAAGGGCTACGTGGGCCCACGCGCGCTGGCGGCGAACGGTGTGAGGATCTACGCCGACCCGCGCGTGGTCACGGGTACCAGCTGGATTACGGGCGCTGACGCGCACGAACGCCACGTTGTGGGCCTGGTCGCCGGGCGTGATTTCGAGGTGGACGGATACATCGAGGCGGCGGAGATCCGCGAGGGTGACCCCTCTCCCAGCGGCAACGGGACCGTCAAGCTCGCGCGCGGCATCGAGCTGGGACACATTTTCCAGCTTGGGCGCAAGTACACCGAGGCGATGGACGTACAGATCCTCGACGAGAACGGCAAGCGTGCCACCCCGACGATGGGTTCCTACGGAATCGGTATCTCGCGCATGATGGCGGTTGTGGCGGAGCAGCGCCACGACGAGAAGGGCCTCGTGTGGCCGGCGGCGATTGCGCCCTTCCATGTGCACGTCGCCGTGGCCAACAAGGACGCCGCCGCGCTGGAGGCGGGCGAGCACCTTGTGGAGGAGCTCAGCGCCGCCGGCGTCGAGGTTCTCTTCGATGACCGCCCGAAGGTCTCCCCGGGCGTGAAATTCAAGGACGCGGAGCTTCTGGGGATGCCCTACATCGTGATCCTGGGTCGCGCTTTCTCCGAGGGGAAGGTGGAGCTGCGCATCCGCGGCGGCGAGACTCTCGAGGTGGCGGCCGCGGAGGTCGTCGAGAAGCTGCGCGGCCTTCTCGCCGAGGACCTCTAG
- a CDS encoding DUF4439 domain-containing protein: MKFSRLALLPACLVLASCSLLGPRPNGEILTLAQQAEADAAALGGAPAAGLRAEQAEQLYGEITRLCGTDEVGAPPQSCAVERGAGEAAGVANVAALAHAAPAAGAQAAGAVPAESVDLVVAQAIDITATEPVDLLAPEVTDKADLAAARDMLAHEYALDYALGVALAFSDDATGARIDELRAAAGQRRFALVRLLHPTGEVPAAAPGYELPAGEQPTDAASAAALVDSLDSALVSHWRETAAAATSAPWREAAIAFAAHAQRV, translated from the coding sequence GTGAAGTTCTCCCGCCTTGCGCTGCTGCCTGCCTGCCTGGTCCTCGCATCGTGCTCGCTGCTGGGCCCGCGCCCGAACGGGGAGATCCTGACACTCGCCCAGCAGGCCGAGGCGGACGCGGCGGCCCTCGGCGGTGCCCCCGCCGCGGGCCTGCGCGCGGAGCAGGCCGAGCAACTCTACGGGGAGATCACCCGGCTGTGCGGCACGGACGAGGTGGGCGCGCCGCCGCAGTCCTGCGCCGTCGAACGCGGCGCCGGCGAGGCGGCAGGCGTCGCCAACGTCGCGGCCCTTGCCCACGCCGCTCCCGCCGCGGGCGCGCAAGCGGCGGGAGCGGTGCCCGCGGAATCCGTCGACCTCGTCGTCGCCCAGGCCATCGACATCACCGCCACCGAACCCGTCGACCTGCTCGCGCCTGAGGTCACAGACAAGGCCGACCTCGCCGCTGCGCGCGACATGCTCGCCCACGAGTACGCCCTCGATTACGCGCTCGGCGTCGCCCTCGCGTTCAGCGACGACGCAACCGGCGCGCGCATTGACGAGCTGCGCGCGGCCGCCGGTCAGCGCCGCTTCGCCCTCGTGCGGTTGCTGCACCCGACGGGCGAGGTGCCTGCTGCCGCGCCCGGCTACGAGCTGCCCGCGGGCGAGCAGCCGACCGATGCGGCGAGCGCCGCGGCCCTCGTCGACAGCCTCGACTCCGCCCTCGTCTCCCACTGGCGCGAGACGGCGGCCGCCGCGACGTCGGCCCCGTGGCGCGAGGCCGCGATCGCGTTCGCGGCGCACGCGCAACGAGTCTAG
- the rimP gene encoding ribosome maturation factor RimP: protein MAFPGVETLTELIRPVAERRGMDIEDIRTVKAGKKSQVVVSLDSDARPTLDELEAASNEISELFDAHEAAGEINFGAGYTLEVTTPGVDLPLTQPRHWRRNRGRKVLVGESAYRIGALDEDERTVVLIASGGKEPTVELRAVSDLAGAVVEVEFSNPPAGETELAGKSFDEAARAASHGEGE, encoded by the coding sequence ATGGCATTTCCCGGAGTCGAGACCCTCACCGAGCTGATCCGCCCCGTCGCAGAGAGAAGGGGCATGGATATCGAAGACATTCGCACGGTCAAGGCCGGCAAGAAGTCCCAGGTCGTGGTCTCCCTCGACTCCGATGCGCGCCCCACGCTCGACGAACTCGAGGCGGCATCGAACGAGATCAGCGAGCTCTTCGACGCCCACGAGGCCGCCGGGGAGATCAACTTCGGCGCCGGCTACACCCTCGAGGTGACCACCCCGGGTGTGGACCTCCCGCTCACGCAGCCGCGACACTGGCGCCGCAACCGGGGACGAAAAGTCCTCGTGGGTGAGTCCGCCTACCGCATCGGTGCGCTCGACGAGGACGAGCGCACCGTGGTTCTCATTGCGTCCGGTGGGAAGGAGCCGACAGTGGAGCTGCGCGCCGTTTCCGATCTCGCGGGAGCGGTGGTAGAAGTTGAATTCAGCAATCCGCCGGCCGGGGAGACTGAGCTGGCGGGCAAGTCGTTCGACGAGGCCGCCCGCGCGGCCTCCCATGGAGAGGGAGAATAA
- the nusA gene encoding transcription termination factor NusA, whose product MNIDMRALRTIEQQHGITVEDLLTTIAEALLWAYRDNRDTPPAANEKARIDIDTDTGDVAVMLSTVDEEGAVVSEDDVTPVNFSRVGALAVRDAILRRMKQAEAGRAFSAYSDFEGTVVSGVVQRDVTAESRGIIVVQLGTEQDPQDGILLPAEQIPGERLQHGDRVKAYVVGVNKSDRKVQVHLSRTHPELVRGLFALEVPEVADGTVEIVSIAREAGHRSKIAVRSTVKGVNSKGACIGPRGARVSSVMRELGGEKIDIIDYSDDPAQYVGNSLAPSKVVRVEVLDRQAQQAKVTVPDYQLSLAIGREGQNARLAARLTGWKIDIHSDAAE is encoded by the coding sequence GTGAATATCGACATGCGCGCGCTGCGCACTATCGAGCAGCAGCACGGCATCACGGTCGAGGACCTGCTGACCACGATCGCCGAGGCGCTGCTGTGGGCCTACCGCGACAACCGCGACACCCCGCCCGCGGCGAACGAAAAGGCGCGGATTGACATCGACACCGACACCGGCGACGTCGCTGTCATGCTGAGCACGGTCGATGAGGAAGGCGCCGTCGTTTCCGAGGACGACGTCACCCCCGTCAACTTCTCCCGGGTGGGCGCGCTCGCGGTGCGTGATGCGATCCTGCGTCGCATGAAGCAGGCCGAGGCGGGCCGCGCCTTCTCCGCGTACTCCGACTTTGAAGGCACGGTCGTCTCTGGGGTTGTCCAGCGCGACGTCACCGCCGAGTCGCGCGGCATCATCGTCGTGCAGCTCGGCACCGAGCAGGACCCGCAGGACGGTATTCTGCTGCCGGCCGAGCAGATCCCGGGGGAGCGCCTCCAGCACGGCGATCGCGTCAAGGCCTATGTCGTGGGAGTGAATAAGAGCGACCGGAAGGTCCAGGTCCACCTGTCGCGCACCCACCCCGAGCTCGTGCGCGGCCTGTTCGCCCTCGAGGTACCCGAGGTAGCGGACGGCACGGTCGAGATCGTCTCCATCGCGCGCGAAGCCGGCCACCGCTCGAAGATCGCGGTGCGCAGCACCGTCAAGGGCGTCAATTCGAAGGGGGCGTGCATCGGTCCGCGGGGCGCGCGCGTTTCGTCGGTGATGCGCGAGCTCGGCGGGGAGAAGATTGACATCATCGACTACTCCGACGACCCCGCCCAGTACGTCGGCAATTCTCTGGCGCCCTCGAAGGTCGTGCGCGTCGAGGTGTTGGACCGGCAGGCGCAGCAGGCAAAGGTGACGGTGCCGGACTACCAGCTCTCGCTCGCCATTGGCAGGGAGGGGCAGAACGCCCGGCTCGCAGCGCGGCTGACGGGGTGGAAGATCGACATTCACTCCGACGCGGCGGAGTAG
- a CDS encoding YlxR family protein, with amino-acid sequence MGSRARHDASRTTPVRTRTCIATRRAAHDSQLLRVVADPAGSNRVLADPTRSLPGRGAWITPTWEAFELAENKRAFARALRMSTPVDLGHVRTYLAEHAGDPHEVRKTEH; translated from the coding sequence ATGGGTTCACGCGCACGGCACGACGCGTCGCGCACGACACCTGTTCGGACCCGGACCTGCATTGCCACCCGCCGCGCGGCGCACGACTCGCAGCTTCTGCGCGTCGTCGCGGACCCCGCGGGGTCCAACCGGGTTCTGGCGGACCCGACGCGCTCCCTGCCCGGCAGGGGCGCCTGGATCACTCCGACGTGGGAGGCGTTTGAGCTGGCGGAGAACAAGCGGGCGTTTGCTCGCGCACTCCGCATGTCCACCCCGGTGGACTTAGGTCATGTACGGACGTACCTCGCGGAACACGCGGGAGACCCACACGAAGTAAGGAAGACCGAACACTGA
- the infB gene encoding translation initiation factor IF-2: protein MPGKLRVHELAKQLGVTSKELLATLKEQGEFVKTASSTIEPPVVKKMREFYGDTSGQGSAEGKERKQAPKPGAPKPGAAAPKPGAPAPSAAAPKTGAPKPGAPKPGAAKPGAPKPGAAKPGAPKPGAPSAGAAAPKPGAPKPGVAKPGAPKPAAAPKSGAAKPGAPTPGSMPRPVPKPGGRPRVANNPFSSNTGGPRPAPRPGGASGGRGRGGQGGSQGGPRPGGQGQRPAPRPGSGSGSGRRPTPADMAPNPAQMPAKAAGAGRGGRGGQGGGRGRGPGGPGGGFRGRGGRRGGTAGAFGRPGGAPGRGRKSKRQKRHEYEEMHAPNVVGGVRLPDGGGKTVRLRQGATLSDFAEKIGTDASNLVQALFNLGEMVTATQSVPEETLQILGAEINYEVKIVSPEDEDRELLESFDLQFGEDEGGDEDLEYRPPVVSVMGHVDHGKTRLLDSIRRSNVGSGEAGGITQGIGAYQTTVALEDQPRRITFLDTPGHEAFTAMRARGAKSTDLAILVVAADDGVMPQTVEAINHAKAADLPIVVAVNKVDKPEAQPDKIRGQLTEYGLVPEEYGGDTMFIDISAKQGTGIDDLLEAVLLTADAALDLRANPDMDAQGIAIESNLDRGRGPVSTVIVQRGTLRVGDSIVVGGNYGRVRRMVDEWGNDVEEAGPSRPVQVQGLNGVPGPGDNLLVVDDDRVARQIAAQRDARMRSAMQARTKKRVSLENLDQALKETSQLNLILKGDNAGSVEALEEALLKIEVDDEVEVNIIDRGVGAVTQTNVVLAAASDAVIVAFNVRAEGKATEEANNEGVEIRYYSVIYKVIEDVESALKGMLKPIYEERDLGTAEIRQIFKASAVGLIAGCMVTDGKVRRNAKCRLVRDGNVITPDATIDSLRREKDDVTEVDKGYECGMVLSYPDIQVGDEIQVYETVEVPRT from the coding sequence GTGCCCGGAAAGCTACGCGTTCACGAACTGGCAAAACAGCTCGGTGTAACAAGTAAAGAACTGCTCGCCACTCTCAAGGAGCAGGGCGAGTTTGTGAAGACGGCGTCGTCCACCATCGAACCGCCGGTGGTGAAGAAGATGAGGGAGTTCTACGGCGACACGTCGGGCCAGGGCTCCGCGGAAGGCAAGGAGCGCAAGCAGGCCCCAAAGCCCGGTGCGCCGAAACCCGGCGCCGCAGCGCCGAAGCCCGGCGCCCCCGCGCCCAGTGCCGCAGCGCCGAAGACCGGCGCCCCGAAGCCTGGCGCTCCCAAGCCTGGTGCTGCGAAGCCTGGCGCTCCCAAGCCCGGTGCTGCGAAGCCTGGCGCTCCCAAGCCCGGTGCGCCCTCCGCCGGCGCCGCCGCGCCGAAGCCCGGCGCCCCGAAGCCTGGTGTTGCGAAGCCTGGTGCTCCGAAACCCGCAGCAGCGCCGAAGTCTGGCGCCGCTAAGCCTGGCGCTCCGACGCCGGGCTCGATGCCTCGCCCGGTGCCCAAGCCCGGTGGCCGTCCCCGTGTGGCCAACAACCCCTTCTCGTCCAACACCGGTGGCCCGCGCCCCGCACCGCGCCCAGGCGGCGCTAGCGGCGGGCGTGGCCGCGGTGGCCAGGGCGGTTCCCAGGGGGGACCCCGTCCCGGCGGTCAGGGACAGCGCCCAGCGCCGCGGCCGGGTTCGGGTTCGGGCTCGGGGCGTCGCCCCACGCCGGCTGACATGGCGCCGAACCCGGCGCAGATGCCGGCGAAGGCTGCAGGCGCCGGCCGCGGCGGCCGTGGCGGCCAAGGCGGGGGCCGCGGGCGCGGCCCCGGCGGCCCCGGTGGCGGTTTCCGCGGGCGCGGCGGGCGCCGCGGCGGCACCGCTGGAGCGTTTGGTCGTCCCGGTGGCGCGCCCGGTCGCGGCCGCAAGTCGAAGCGGCAGAAGCGGCACGAGTACGAGGAGATGCACGCACCGAACGTCGTGGGCGGCGTGCGTCTTCCCGACGGCGGCGGCAAGACCGTCCGCCTGCGCCAGGGCGCGACGCTGAGCGACTTCGCGGAGAAGATCGGGACTGACGCATCGAACCTCGTCCAGGCGCTGTTCAACCTGGGCGAGATGGTCACCGCAACGCAGTCGGTGCCGGAGGAGACCCTCCAGATCCTGGGTGCGGAGATCAACTACGAAGTCAAGATCGTCTCCCCGGAGGACGAGGACCGCGAGCTGCTCGAGTCCTTCGACCTGCAGTTCGGCGAGGACGAAGGCGGCGACGAGGACCTCGAGTACCGCCCTCCGGTGGTCTCGGTCATGGGCCACGTCGACCACGGTAAGACGCGCCTGCTGGACTCGATCCGCCGCTCCAACGTCGGGTCGGGCGAGGCCGGCGGCATCACCCAGGGGATCGGTGCGTACCAGACCACCGTCGCCCTGGAGGACCAGCCGCGCCGGATTACCTTCCTGGACACCCCGGGCCACGAGGCGTTTACCGCCATGCGTGCCCGCGGTGCGAAGTCGACGGACTTGGCCATCCTCGTGGTCGCCGCCGACGACGGCGTCATGCCCCAGACCGTTGAGGCGATCAACCACGCCAAGGCGGCGGACCTGCCGATCGTGGTCGCCGTGAACAAGGTGGATAAGCCGGAGGCCCAGCCGGACAAGATCCGCGGTCAGCTGACCGAGTACGGGCTCGTGCCGGAGGAGTACGGCGGAGACACCATGTTCATCGACATCTCTGCGAAGCAGGGCACGGGTATCGACGACCTCCTCGAGGCCGTCCTGCTCACCGCGGACGCGGCCCTTGACCTGCGCGCGAACCCGGACATGGACGCCCAGGGCATTGCGATCGAGTCGAACCTCGACCGCGGCCGCGGCCCCGTCTCCACGGTCATCGTGCAGCGCGGCACGCTGCGCGTCGGCGACTCCATCGTCGTCGGCGGCAACTACGGCCGCGTGCGCCGCATGGTCGACGAGTGGGGCAACGACGTCGAGGAGGCGGGCCCGTCCCGCCCGGTCCAGGTGCAGGGCCTCAACGGCGTGCCCGGCCCCGGCGACAACCTGCTCGTCGTCGACGACGACCGCGTCGCTCGCCAGATCGCCGCGCAGCGCGACGCTCGCATGCGCTCGGCGATGCAGGCACGCACGAAGAAGCGCGTCTCCCTGGAGAACCTGGACCAGGCGCTCAAGGAGACGAGCCAGCTCAACCTCATCCTCAAGGGCGACAACGCCGGTTCGGTGGAGGCCCTCGAGGAGGCGCTGCTCAAGATCGAGGTCGACGACGAGGTCGAGGTCAACATCATCGACCGCGGCGTCGGCGCTGTGACGCAGACCAACGTCGTGCTCGCTGCCGCGTCGGATGCCGTCATCGTCGCGTTCAACGTTCGCGCCGAGGGCAAGGCAACCGAGGAAGCGAACAACGAGGGCGTGGAGATCCGCTACTACTCGGTGATCTACAAGGTCATCGAGGACGTCGAGAGCGCGCTGAAGGGCATGCTCAAGCCCATCTACGAGGAGCGCGACCTCGGCACGGCGGAGATCCGCCAGATCTTCAAGGCCTCCGCGGTCGGCCTCATCGCCGGGTGCATGGTCACCGACGGCAAGGTGCGCCGCAACGCGAAATGCCGCCTGGTGCGCGACGGCAACGTCATCACCCCCGACGCGACGATCGACTCGCTGCGGCGGGAGAAGGACGACGTCACCGAAGTGGACAAGGGCTACGAGTGCGGCATGGTGCTGTCCTACCCGGACATCCAGGTCGGCGACGAGATCCAGGTCTACGAGACCGTTGAGGTGCCGCGCACCTAG
- the rbfA gene encoding 30S ribosome-binding factor RbfA, with protein sequence MAENPRAQRLAKRIQEIVARAIERQVKDRRLELVTITDARLTGDLQDATVYYTVRGRDINDEPDYDQAAEALHRARGQLRKIVGDELGVRFTPTLAFEQDTVPEASARMEELLSRARERDAELAKLRANATPAGEGNPYKTTDI encoded by the coding sequence ATGGCTGAGAACCCTCGTGCACAACGTTTGGCCAAGCGCATCCAGGAGATCGTCGCCCGGGCGATCGAACGCCAGGTCAAGGACCGCCGCCTCGAGCTGGTCACCATCACCGATGCGCGCCTGACGGGCGACCTCCAAGACGCCACCGTGTACTACACCGTGCGGGGCCGCGACATCAACGACGAGCCCGACTACGATCAGGCGGCTGAGGCTTTGCACCGGGCGCGCGGACAGCTGCGCAAGATCGTCGGCGACGAGCTCGGGGTGCGTTTCACTCCGACCCTCGCCTTCGAGCAAGATACGGTGCCCGAAGCCTCGGCCCGGATGGAGGAGCTGTTGAGCCGGGCCCGGGAGCGCGACGCGGAGCTGGCCAAGCTGCGCGCGAACGCCACCCCGGCCGGCGAGGGCAACCCGTACAAGACAACGGACATCTAA
- a CDS encoding DHH family phosphoesterase, with the protein MAGHLQGVLFPEHTAEFAEVAQVLGGARSVAVVGHIRPDADALGSACGLAAGLRTLGTDASVVIGQPFPHQPNLDSVPGVGEVTYTDRLPETDLVVTVDCASADRTGAFAPQIMADPHRVVVVDHHETNPGFGGHNLVVIGESTTMLVRELFVHLGVVVDTAMAHCLYAGLVTDTGNFRWGTQRMHVMAAELLGFGLDTREIALRLMDAMSARDMLLLGGVLAGMEHHEVRGRRVCVFTIGVEVLREMSQQAVEAVIDYARAIELCDVGVVLKEQAPRYWNVSLRSSTVDVSRVAQRLGGGGHVPAAGLSASGARDDVVRRILKEV; encoded by the coding sequence GTGGCAGGACATTTGCAGGGGGTGCTCTTCCCAGAGCACACGGCCGAGTTCGCCGAGGTCGCGCAGGTGCTCGGCGGCGCGCGCTCCGTCGCCGTGGTCGGCCACATCCGGCCTGACGCGGACGCGCTCGGTTCCGCGTGCGGCTTGGCCGCAGGCCTGCGCACCCTGGGCACCGACGCGAGCGTTGTCATCGGCCAGCCCTTCCCGCACCAGCCCAACCTGGACTCGGTGCCCGGTGTCGGAGAGGTCACCTACACGGACCGGTTGCCCGAGACGGACCTCGTAGTCACCGTCGACTGCGCCTCCGCCGACCGGACGGGCGCGTTCGCCCCGCAGATTATGGCGGACCCGCACCGGGTGGTTGTCGTTGACCATCACGAGACCAACCCCGGGTTTGGCGGTCACAACCTCGTCGTCATTGGGGAGTCGACGACCATGCTCGTGCGCGAGCTGTTCGTGCACCTCGGCGTCGTGGTGGACACGGCGATGGCGCATTGCCTCTACGCCGGTCTGGTCACCGACACGGGCAACTTCCGGTGGGGCACCCAGCGGATGCACGTCATGGCCGCAGAGCTTCTGGGCTTCGGGCTGGACACGCGCGAGATCGCGCTGCGGCTGATGGACGCGATGAGCGCGCGCGACATGCTGCTGCTCGGCGGTGTGCTCGCGGGAATGGAGCACCACGAGGTGCGCGGCCGCAGGGTTTGTGTGTTCACCATCGGGGTCGAGGTCCTGAGGGAGATGAGCCAGCAGGCGGTCGAAGCGGTCATCGACTACGCCCGGGCGATTGAGCTTTGCGACGTCGGGGTGGTGCTCAAGGAGCAGGCCCCCCGCTATTGGAATGTGTCCCTGCGCTCGAGCACCGTCGACGTCTCGCGGGTCGCGCAGCGCCTCGGCGGGGGAGGGCACGTCCCGGCCGCGGGGCTAAGCGCCTCGGGTGCGCGCGACGACGTGGTGAGGCGGATTCTCAAGGAGGTCTGA